AACTATTGAATATTGATGAGTTAATATATTGATTAATTAGATGTAATGTCCTGGGTAACATTGTCGATATATTTGACTGCCAAAAAGAAGTCTTTTCCTAAAGAAAACCACTGGTTAAAAAGttgttaaactactttttatTACTACAATGTCTTCATTACATTAAGCAGAGACTAAACATAttcatattgttttaattttaattactcaTTGTAATTTCCTAGCTTTAAATCTCCTAGCGTTATATTTGGTGCGTGTTTCAGATGTGGTGTCGATTGAGAAGACCAATGAGCTGTTCCGTCTGATCTACGATGTGAAGGGACGCTTCACCATCCACCGCATCACTCCCGAAGAGGCCAAGGTTAGCCACCCCTTTTATATGTATCTTTTGTGTGAAAGCAGAAGGCAACTGCCACAAATATGCACTTATTGTTTTTACCAATGAATGACAACAATATCTACAAggtatcttttaattttatgaatttgTGTTAATGATTTGTCTTAGTATAGTCACCATCTGATCTATCGTATCAGAAGGGCctaggtgctcaaaaatattattattatgtaattatattatgtgATTATAGGCGAacagctatttagctgatgagcctatcaagcctatgtcacacagtgtccaGAATTATatagttcaaagtttgtaatgTCATATCACATCATTAAGTAACATCagtttattgtttaaaagccacttgtccAATCTCTTTGTCAACACATTGACCAAAAGAGCAGTTACAACACAGTTCCAAGCCACCACTTCAAATCACCTGTTCAAATATCCAAACATGCATGGATTAATATAgaggctttgttcagatatttgcaAATATAGGTCATTTGGTAGTgactgtactattttttttaaggaaaagtaaattaaaattacaattagtaAAAGTTAAGGACTGGAGGAAAAGCTTGGATGAGTGTTGCAAGAAACAGACCAGAATGGAAGACTTTGGAAGAGGTCTACGTCAAGGGACGAGTTGGAGTTACCGATGGaaaagataaataatatatttataaatgtaaacaCTTCAATAATAtaggctatttttattttatagtaaaagttCATAAGTAGTAAAACGCAAGATAAtctaataggcgggtccacacagagcgggcatacgcgcgaggcaacaCTGTGTGGGCCTGCCTAATCAAGTggtctaaaggggcccactgattgaTAGTCTgtcggacggtatcggcctgtcagttggaacaaaaagttgacagttccgcaCAACTGACAGGCTGACTGTTAATTAGTGGGCCCCTTTACAGTAAACTAGATTCTagaaaaaaatgctttcgtCATGATTGGTATTTAAAAAGGTTAAAATGATTAATCAAATTAACCTGTACTCATTGGAGTAGTAATATTAGTTTTTTAAGCATTTTAGGTTATATTGAGCGGTATATGGGAAATGTTTAATTCTTTGCGCCCCCCCTATGCCTATTGTAGAGCCATAAGCATCCGAGCGGGGCAATAGTGTCCCCTGAGCGCCAGTTTAGTTTGCTCCAATGGTGCCGCTAACGTTGCATggccttaacacattcactgctagCAACACTAGCTAGAGGGTTATCTGTTCGTACAAACATAGCTCGGGTTGGCAGTAGTAGTGAGCACGCACGTCGGTTGCAGTACAAGCTGTGCAAGGTGCGGCGCGTGGCCACGGGCGCCAAGGCCGTGCCGCTGCTGACGACGCACGACGGCCGCACGCTGCGCTACCCCGACCCGCTCATCAAGGTCAACGACTCCGTGCAGCTCGACATCGCCACCGGCAAGATCATGGACTTCATCAAGTTCGAGTCTGGTGAGTACCCACCCTAGTACCCTAGTACACGAGTACACACGTGGCCGGAACTCATATAGCACGATAGACCGATTCGTGAACGACTGCTCGAGTGGTGAACATGGGGGGAGGAATGACCTCAAAATAGACCCCAGATGCACAGACGACGACATCATGGCTCTaggtcgcacagaaccgtgACAAGTGGAATAAAATGAAGGGAGGCCTACACCCGAAGGGTCTCTACCCGGGCCAAAGAGAGAGAAAGATGGCCAGTTGTTGTTGTTAGTGCAAGTTGTAACAATGACAACCACATGGTCAGGTACTTCAGACACCTCGCACAATGCTCCCAATGACGGGCACAAGGCTTAAGGGCACTCCCTAATAAATGGTGTGTGCAAATAACTATATTGGTCGAAATCTATCATTGTAATGTACTGTTCGAAACATTATTTCGAATTGTTATTGCatcgagaaaaaataagattCGCATGACTTGCACAGACacggtttaaaaaaatcacattttaGCAGCTGAAATAAATTTGGATCTTTCGTTGTTTTCCAGGAAACCTGTGTATGATTACTGGCGGAAGAAATTTGGGTCGGGTCGGCACCATCGTGTCCCGCGAGAGGCATCCGGGATCCTTCGACATCGTGCACGTCAAGGACTCCACCGGACACACCTTCGCTACCAGGTGGGCTTCGGAGAGCGCTCCGCACAAATATTTATAGGAAGCCCAAGGCTTTTCGTTTCTTAATATTTAGCATGCTTAAGCATTGATCAGACTTATTGAACAGCTCAGCTGTTGAAAACTTGTATACAAGTGGCattttagtgaaaaaaaaagaataatgacAAGTTTTGGTTCCAAAGCGCTTAGTCGATAAGTAGTATCGAGGGGCGGAATCATCAGCTACTTGACAAAGAGTAAGAATTGTTTTATTGTCACATAACACAATATAAGAAAGTTACgtaataaagaagaaaaaaaaaattacataaatgaaCAACATAGAAATATTGGGCAAAGGTTTTTAGTCTCAGCGGGCGCCCCGGCAGCCGCCACGAACGAAGAGTGTAATGCTCAATAATTGTCAGCTAATATTACGACCGGATCAGTAAGTTCGTTTGGAACTCCCTCCGCTCGGAATATTAGCTGGCAGTCGTCGAGAAATACAATAGTCGTGAGACGCTTTACTCGGGACACGGAGGGTCAAGGAGCCGGACTGACAATTCCGCTCGTCGAAGGacaataataagcgttttgggaGCAAAAGTGACGGGAGGAGGGAGCACCGTATGGTGTGGTCAGGCGCCCCTTAACTGGTCGCACATGTATCGtccaacgttttacagtacatatcagTGGCAGCGCGTCACAaacattcgtagggaacccggagctaattttgctttcctttcctccatgaaccgatcatgaaagtactcaacgggctgaagtttagacaagccggtgggaatcgagttctttgaacgatccgccactggtacaTATGACCCGttaaattttcgacatgttacataatatgctaatttatGCCCTAGTATAGTAGCACCTTCCCGGAAAAATAGCACCAcataaactgtaaaaaaaattatgcagcCGGACACCCGGCTATAGTTTAAAATGTCTCTAGCTACATAAAACAAATCACGAAGCTTTTACGTTTTGTAAAAGCATGATTTCGGTGAAATTACCAAACTTTCacaagtacatacatacagCAGCACAGGTTTCACCTGTCTCAAGTTTGCTCCATAACATTTGGATtcagaacacaaaaattaaCCAATAACTTGAAATTATTAGGAATTGTTGATATTAGGATATCAACAtataaaacctatgctggcgccatctataaaataatttgaccGATCGATGCCATTAATatgttatttgaaaataattcCGCAGCTATTCTatacatgaaaaaaatacatacaaattacttctgatttaaacttataaatactCAATTAACAAACAGATTGCCCGCATTATCACTTTACTTCACAAATCAATATAAGATAGACTCACTattcttaataataattttatatgtaaaaattgaataacatataaaatgtatttattttaccaataaaaatctATATATCTGTACTATGTAACACAGCATGTACAACTTCAAACTGTCCGCTACACCAAGGCGTCCTGTGTATCACATCGTCCACCATATCACAATGTTCAGTATATAAGagctcattttattttaatattcagTGTACAGAAGTGCTCACTTTTAAGAATGTCCACTGTCTTCTGAGACTTTATTTTAAACTGCAACTACAGGCCCCTGCCCCGCTCCTCGAAGCTCACGGGTAAATCAAAATACCCACTGCCGCCTTTACTAAACCAagcttgtttatattttatggtAGCGTACAATATTTAAAGTAGACTTACTGATAAATTGGAAGTTTtgacatattatacatatttttgaaatagtGACCTTTCCGATACAGTGGGTTATACAGAATACAGTCCGCACCGAATTCGATCTTGTTATTGACACAGATTGGCATGTTTTGTGTTGGTGTGCAGGTTGAACAACGTGTTCATCATCGGCAAGGGCACGAAGGCGTACATCTCGCTGCCGCGCGCGCGGGGCGTGCGCCTCACCATCGCCGAGGAGCGCGACAAGCGCATCGCCGCCAAGCAGCAGGCCGGCTAGGTTAAGCCTACatctaaataaaaacataaaaaccgATGCCGTCTTCTTATTCCTCTAACCATAATCTAAAGGCCCGAGCTGCGCTGGGCTGGatgaacgcaacacgcgatcgccagcccgcctgcttccggccggcGTCCCTGCACTACATCTACAAAGGCCCGAGCGCGCCACGCGCCCTGCACGGGGCTACGCGCACGCCGAACTGTTAGGGCCGTGCACGGCTGCACGCACGCATTCGGTGTGCACGGGCCTTAAATCGGGTCTCCGTTGGCCAATTTAATCCAGTAATAATTTGCtcatgtacagtcgagttcacaaatatatttacaagtGATCGTTTTCATAAATACACAGCATGTCTTTTTGATACGACCTCAAAATCAAATGGTAGTtctttaggctttaatgaacgcAATTTCATAGGTTTCATAAACAGTGTACGACTGTTTATTTTCCCATAAATGacaattcagcaagcaatgtatcactccCTACCTCAAATTGACcataatgtacgaaatacattgccgctcgaaaaataaaaaaactcaatTACGGATATGACgtttcacgcgtaagtatcgagtttaatgtgatatttttacgtaattgtaaatacaaaaatccaaattttcgtcagccgctattacttataaatgttgccaggtgatatgaatcttattcgcgaatcgaggcgcgaagccgcgaaagCGAGTGTGGaaggccctcgcgtcgatttcgcagattgttcacgccttcgcgccttattccccgttttttgtcggtatttggcccgcgtcaaaggagacgcgaagcgcgaacttgcaagactccacactcgcgatcgcttcgcgccgcgattcgctcacgagtcggttaaactgtcataaccttctatggcggctacttggttattgggtgcgaacttgatcaaccaaaaatcaatttgacagtttcCAGGTTGAATCAGTGcgttgccgcaaactaaatccaatcagctgacgcttcggcgccatcttgccgcgaaccaaactgcgaaattgccgtgaagttgtgcgagtgtggagtctacgtcaacgtcgcggtatgttcgctccgcgaagtcgcgccgcgattcacgcgcatagtctggagggggctttaatattggggtagatcacgtacaaatgtatagttaaaagtggaatttatattcctccgagtttcctatgtcccctggaagtgtataagccagtggtgggcaaagtatggcccgcgggccagctccggcccgcgCAAGGCTTtcatccggcccgccgccggtccttcgaaataattagtatatagcTCGAAAGATAAcggtttcaaatcaaaatgtatttatactgCAGTTCCGGCCCTcctcggatttttttaaattttctggccccccatgaaaaaagtttgcccaccactggtaTAAGcattaaacttagattcagcaagtattttctataacaagattaTTTTTTCCTCAACAATCCAGGACATTTTTGTGTAAactttaataagctttaatgttgccttacactttattttcataaagaatgtagatttagagtaaaacgcgaatttctcctgggtggtacacattttccaagatgcctgcgattcctcgaggtccccaaatgtcaaatggtgtgggcatgaaaaaggggcctttaatttatatacataccaaattttatgattattctagagatttcgaggttagtcttaatccgattgtgctgaCCCTTATAATCCATAATTTCCAGTAGTTATTAGTAGCTGTCGTCAAGTCTTTGATCGGAACcaggcggcgcggcgcggccaaAGGTAAGGAAATCACTATTTGTAGttcaaatttaataatcattAATTGACGCTATAAActagtgattttaatttgttcTGGTAATTTATTGAAGCTTAAATCACAATATCGGCtattggaaaaaaaataatgtgtatATATTTAGAGAAAACTTTATTAAAGAGTACACTTTACctaaatttacatattatttaactcaataaattgaataaattaaataaatattaagggaATATCGTTTCTAACCATGtctaaaaattttaatgtaaaccTACGCTCTCTATCACAGTTCAAAGTCATCCCTTCATCATTAGTTAAGTCACGGTACCTATAGCTAATGTAGCTAAGAATTGATTCATCACTGACACTGGTCATAATGCAAACCCGGCCTGTCAAGCATACATAGTATCTACATACTACACGACACTAACAACCAAAATTCTTCCAAAGATTCAAAATTATCTTGATATTGGTAGGGGCTCAAAACAATTTGCTTTCCAACCAACCACTACACGCTCGGAATGCGTCAGACCTCGCACGGGGGCGTGGCGCGCGCGTGGCGGGCGCGCATGTGCCGCTCGAGGTCGCGGCGCCGCACCAGCAGCTTGCCGCACGCGCCGCACgcgtgcgcgccgccgccgcgccccgcgccgtgcAGCTTCACGTGCTTGTTCAGGTTGCTCGGGTCGCCGAACGCGCGCCGGCAGTGCGGGCATCGCAGGGGCTTGTAACCGGTGTGCGTGCGGAGGTGGATCTTTAAACCGTAGCGGCGCGAGTAGAGTCTCCCGCAGTACACGCAGGCGTggccggcgccgccgcccgcgccgcggcCCCACGCCGTCGCGAGCGCCTCCAACGCCGCCGGCGCCAAAGTTGGCGTCGGCGAAACCGTCGTATAAGGCCGGAACGCGCTTCGCAGATCCAAAGGTGTAGTTGTGGCGTGTATTAAGGCGGAGAGGAAGAGGAGAGCTGAAGGTGTCTTACAGGATAGGAACAGGTGCACTCGTAGGACGTGTGGAGCATCAAAACGGGCGTCGCAGCGGTGGCAGCCGTATTCGCCCGGACCTGATGAAAATAGACacttattataaattgatatttaattGTGTACGGGATGCTTCCCGCACAGTCTTAAGATGATATAgttgataatgataattgataaaactGCAGTTTCCACCGATATAACGATTTATTGATAACATGATAAAAATGATACAATTATTGAATACACTCCGCGGCGGTCGGACATGTACTGTCTCATATAGGTAAAATAAATGCTGACTGACGGAAAGTGCTGATGAGCGAAATGTTAATCCTTGTACGGACCGTACAAATTGAGATTATCTTAAGACATAATCTTTGTATGAAGtgtttgttataatttaaatcCATCAGTTCTTACTAATTAGATAGTATCTACCTCTATATATTCCCGAGGAAATAGCCTAAAAATCATCAGGAAAtactataggtatttaaaatgtaaaacagtgcttacattaaaaataaataaaataaatattataggacattattacacaaattgactaagtcccacagtaagctcaataaggcttgtgttgagggtacttagacaacgatatatataatacataaatatttataaatacttaaatacatagaaaacacccatgactcaggaacaaatatccatgctcatcacacgaataaatgcccttaccaggatttgaacccgggaccatcggcttcgtaggcagggtcactacccactaggccagaccggtcgtcaaaattgacattgtaaataaaataggaCGAAGTACTCACCTATTTTGTTATCCGGCGTAAGCTGCGGCATACCCGCGCGCGCCAGCACGTCCTCACTGGGCCAGAGCAGCAGCTCGGCGTGCGGCGGCGCCGCCGCAGTGATAACCACGCGCCATGCGCCCGGCGCCGACGCCGACGCCGTCACCAGCTCGAGTACGGCGTTCCCGGGCGCAAACCGTGCTCGCGTCGCCAGTGCCGCCACGCCGCAAGTGCCGCGTGCGCCCGCCGGCACCAAGTAGCCTTCCGCATCCACGTCCACGTATATCTGTTGAATAAGTTGTGTTTATACGAACCCGCGTGCAATATTTTTCACAAGAGTTGGACCAAACCGTCATAATAAAGGCCGagccacaccgcttgcgtgcGCAGCACGTGTGTGTTGACGTAAGCGTAGACGTGCACAGCACCCCTGTCACACCGGGCGCGCACGTCACGCAGCGCACGCCACGCAGGGTGCTGTACACGTCACGCAGGGGCACGCTGCAGCTCTGCGTCCAGGCTGCGTGCAGATCCGCCGCCATTTGCGTACTATGATGCCCTAGCCTCTAGACGACTAACAATGTTCGATAGTAGTTCGTCGGATGAAGAAGAAGCACTCCTCTTACTTAAGTATATCACAAAATACTCCTACGAAATCTAAAAGGGCGTGGGTTCACGAAATCAATGGAAAAAGAGGAGATTTTGATCGGCGACGAAGGTTTTGCACTGCAAACATTCTTAATGCGACCATTTCCCGGAGCTACAACTGTACATGACCAAAGAAAACGAAGATATAATTACAGGCTCTGTCATGCACGTCGTGTCGTCGAAAACACAGTCGGATTTTTAGCAGAAAAATGGCGAATTTTCCATAGGCCTATGAAATGCCATATTGAAAAAGCCATTCACGTTACAAAGGCTGCATGCTGTTTA
This portion of the Cydia pomonella isolate Wapato2018A chromosome 7, ilCydPomo1, whole genome shotgun sequence genome encodes:
- the LOC133519542 gene encoding small ribosomal subunit protein eS4 encodes the protein MARGPKKHLKRLNAPKAWMLDKLGGVYAPRPSTGPHRLRECLPLVVFLRNRLKYALTGDEALRIVKQRLVRVDHRVRTDPTYPAGFMDVVSIEKTNELFRLIYDVKGRFTIHRITPEEAKYKLCKVRRVATGAKAVPLLTTHDGRTLRYPDPLIKVNDSVQLDIATGKIMDFIKFESGNLCMITGGRNLGRVGTIVSRERHPGSFDIVHVKDSTGHTFATRLNNVFIIGKGTKAYISLPRARGVRLTIAEERDKRIAAKQQAG
- the LOC133519543 gene encoding PR domain zinc finger protein 13-like; this translates as MPQLTPDNKIGPGEYGCHRCDARFDAPHVLRVHLFLSCKTPSALLFLSALIHATTTPLDLRSAFRPYTTVSPTPTLAPAALEALATAWGRGAGGGAGHACVYCGRLYSRRYGLKIHLRTHTGYKPLRCPHCRRAFGDPSNLNKHVKLHGAGRGGGAHACGACGKLLVRRRDLERHMRARHARATPPCEV